In Coffea arabica cultivar ET-39 chromosome 9e, Coffea Arabica ET-39 HiFi, whole genome shotgun sequence, the genomic window CCATTAATTAATTTCCTTGTAATTCAATAAAAGGTTCGAATCATTCCTCAACTTCAATGTTCTTAATCAAATGCTTTTGagctaaatatgaaattttaaaattaggaCTTTTTTTTTGCATAAGTGGGAGATCTTGAATTTGAACCTAAGACCCCTTACTTACAATTTCTCTTACATTATCATCTAATCCAACCCTCCCTTCTTGATGTATAAATAATTCAATAAGATAAAAATTTTGCACGAGGAAAATAAAGTGCAATAAGCATTACCCTTTTTTATTAATTCTAGATCAATTAAATTATATTCTAAAAAACAAAGTCATAACCTTTATAAATGAAACTTATAAACCAATTGCACTCTCTCAAATTGGAAAaacgaaattacttatttatttttaaaaaatcatattttgtgtctatatataaaaattaaaaaaaaatgcaggtaGGTCAATTATCCATGGGTTCTCAAACCTTTGACTCTAATACTCCCCACGTATAGCTACCCTCACCCCTACCCTCTCCGCCAaccaaaagaagagaaaagaagaagaagaagaagaagagacaaAATCTAAGCTTTATTGATGgaagttatttaaaaaaaaaaaaaaactgctgaCTGAAGGAGTAGCGGAATATCCTAATGCTCCTTTAGGATAAGTaaaaattggaggtagtagccAAAGGAATCAGGGACCTCCTGAGGGCTGGGAAAATGGAGAGGAGATTGATCGTAACTATGTGGACATGATATCCCATCATTCCCAGGAGGTAAGAAGAACTTCTGAGTTGTACCTCTGCCCTCCATTCCCCCATAATAGAGAAGAGACGAGAGTAGAGTAGAGGCCATATGCGACGGACATAACTACCCACCAAATTTGAAGGTAAAAGTGGCAAGTAAGATGGGGAGTTTGAAGGTGCCCTGCAGCTTTGGCGGGAAAGCAGCTCTCCTAGTCCCTTTTCCCGCTTCAAGATTCCGTGTCCCCCAATCCCATTGCTATCCTCCCTCTTCCACTGGTAAGTCTAGTCCCTCCTCTATCTAAGTTTATTACTTTTATGCTGTTTATCCATCTCTTAATCTTGATGGTGATCAATTTAGGTTTGTTTGGTATTTTGTTTCGGATAACCCCCAAATAGTAGTGTACTTAGACGGTAACTGGAACTTGTACAACAAAAGTAATCTATACCCAAAATGGAGTTCCGAGAAATAGGGCCTCGGTGACTGTCATCTTAGTATTTTACTGGGGATCGCTTCATGTTGTTATAGCTTTAAGTGGAATCATCCAACCTTGACACACCTCAGGTACTCGATAGAAAATTGttctttatatttgtttcaGCTTGTCCTACTCATCTTTAGAGATTAATATGAGTAGCTTCATTATTTAGTGGTCAAAGTTATCAAATTTCATTAGTTTTGCATCTGGAATTTCATTAGTTTATACTTCAGATTATGGGGCTTGGATTCTTTTCTGTTATAAAAGTTCGTTTAAATTGCGTAGGAGTataccatttcattttcttattggttTAGCACCTTTAAAAGTATAATAATTTATCATTAACATCAACAACAGGTTGGAGGAGTTTTCCTGGCTTTGTTTTACAGTCACTGGAGCTTGTTTATCCTAATAGCTCCTGTTCTGTGCATTCTGGGCGAGTACACTTAACAGCAAGAGGTACGCAATATCTTTTCCTGTTTTCATCTTGATTCTTGTGTCATGAAACCATGGTTTCTTTTCAGATGCTCCATTTCTAGAGGTATAATACGTTTTAGGATCTTGATTTCAGCTTCAGTGCAACCCGCGACTAAGAAACTTGTTGGAGATCAAGTTAAGGATCTCCCCAATAGTGGTGACTCCATTCGCCAGcgatttcttgaattttatgctGCCAGAGGTCATAAGATTCTTCCTAGTGCTTCTCTTGTGCCAGATGATCCAACTGTCTTACTAACAATTGCTGGAATGCTTCAGTTCAAGCCCATATTTCTTGGAAAGGtgttttcaagttttttttttccttggaaaAAATCAAACATGTTGAATTACTGAAGCTGCAAACACTAAATCCCTTCACACTAAGGGAAACTTGTTCCTTTTTCCCCCTGCGGGAGAACATTACACCTAGCATTAATGCATTTTAAACTATGATAATTAGTCTAGCTCTTTCATGTACCATTTTGTGGTTATTTTCTCTATATAGAGTTACATGTAATGCAACTCTTGATGCTACTCTAACTATGGTAGTGCATTATTGCTCAGGTGCCCAGAGAAGTTCCTCGAGCTACAACTTCCCAAAGATGCATACGTACAAATGACATTGAGAATGTAGGCCAAACATCTCGTCATCATACTTTTTTTGAGATGCTTGGGAATTTCAGTTTTGGGGATTACTTCAAGAAGGAAGCAATTAAATGGGCCTGGGAGCTCTCCACAATTGAGTAAGTATTGCAATTTTTCATTTCCATGTTTTAGTCAATAAATCATTAATGACAGGATCTTTAAAATTACTTTTGCAATTTATCTCATGTTAGTTGCATGATTATGGGTTACACAATCAATTAAGTGACATCCACaacttataatttttttttcctgtacatatatacatatgtatatatgcatctttttttttatggatGATGAACTTTCAGTTTTCTTGCCATCATGTGCTAATCAACCCTTATGTAGCAAGTCTTCACTGGATCTGTTTTGAATCATTTTGCTTTCTGCCTTTTGTttgcactcttttttttttttttttgcttgggAAGGAGGGAGCAGGACCTTTTTGTCTTGTTGGATCATTCAAAGGATACTAAGTAGGCATGTTTTGTTAACTTAGTAATTTCCTACCATAGTTGATCAactaaattttgttttgttattcttTTGGAGAGACCTCTATCTGCTTTTACATTATTAGATTTTCTTACCACAATCTATCAACTAAGTTTTGTTTTTATTGATGAGTGCAAACAACTTTGTCAACTCTTTTTATTGCTTTTACCTGTAAGGGTCCGTAAATTAAGTATTGGACTTGCTGAAGTATTTGTAGGTTCCAAATTGCAGCTCATCCAGACAATTTTAATATtatgaaaatgtatttttttatgGATGCTTGTTATATTCTGCGTCATTAGATTACATTATCAGCCTACAGATGCAGCTCTGTATCCAGATTAAAATTCCTTGATCACGGTTTGGTTTTTATTAAAACAGTAATTCCCTCCGTGAAATTTAATAGCTCACCTAGTGATGCTTGGTATTTCTCTGAGCTTGGCATACCAAATCATTCCCCTATGTTGTACTGTTTCATGTGGGTATCTTTCCTACTATTGAAATATCTTTTTCTGTATTCCACATTGTATTTCCTGCAACTCCCGTAATATTCGTCAGGAATTGCTGCTGCAAGTTGGACTTGAAAAGTAATTTAGATCTCTGATATGAAAAGCTAGATTAGTCTACAACAGTTCACAAccatttcaaattatttttcttttggcttATTTATAGGTTTGGATTGCCAGCTGACAGGTTATGGATTAGCGTttatgaagatgatgatgaggCTTTTGCAATCTGGCAAGATGAAGTATGCCAGGAACATTATATTTTTTCGACGTTGATTTATGTTCATTCCAAGGATCTGTGTCTTGCATCTTATCTGCATGTTATTCTTTGTAGATATTTTGCTTCACTAGTTTTTTAATCATCAAAGAATATTTTCCTTATTCCTGGAAGAACCTATTCTTGTCAAATTAGATAGATTTTAACCATTGCGGCTGCATGTCTAACTGTGCCACAAAATACTAAACACATACTGACTATTTGATTTGAGTGGAGGCAGAGTTGGCAGTGCTATTGACTTAATTTTATATACTTTCTTGGTTCAGGTCGGTGTTCCTGCAAAGCGTATAAAAAGACTTGGGGAAGATGACAATTTTTGGAGCAGTGGAGTAACTGGTCCATGTGGCCCGTGCTCGGAAAtttattatgattttcatcCTGAGAGGGGAGAGTCAAATGTCGTAAGTTTTGATCAAGTTAAACTTTCAAAtgctgccttttcttttttcctgtagttattctcttgattcttgaacATTATTTATAAAGTACAAATCAGAATTTATATTTCTACTTacatttttctctttgttatTTTCACTGTTCTGCTCTGATGATATTCAGGATCTCGGGGATGATACCAGATTTATAGAGTTTTATAATCTTGTTTTCATGCAATACAACAAGAAGGATGATGGTTCACTTGAGTCCTTAAAGCAGAGGAATATAGATACGGGGCTAGGCTTAGAGCGCGTGGCTCGAATTCTTCAGAAGGTAGTTGCTTAGCCAAACATTGATGTCCTAAGGAATGACAACTTAGTTGATGTCAAAGAGACGATATTTATTACTGGTTGTGTCAGCATTACTGTCAGTCAGCATTGAGAGGTTGTTCAAGTTTGGCTGTTCCGATCAACTGAATTTCCATTTGTAACTTGTAAAATGGATCAACTGTTTCAATAGCAAATTATTCATGTTGTAAACTTTGAATCTGCAGGTTCCGAACAATTATGAAACTGACTTAATCTTTCCAATTATAGAGAAGGCGTCTGAATTGGCAAATGTCTCATATGCTGTTGCAGATGATTGTACCCAAAGATATCTCAAAGTATGTGAAAGAAGAATTTATTCATAAATTATACCATGCTTTTATCTTTGTTCTTGTTGTTATTCTGCCGTTTCTACTGTTTTCAGACTATTGGAGATCATATGCGTGCAATTGTTTATCTTATATCAGATGGGGTCATCCCATCCAATATTGGTAGAGGCTATGTAGTACGGAGGCTTATCAGAAGAGCTGTTCGAATGGGCAGGTTACTCGGAATTAAGGGAGATGGTCTGGGGGACATAGAAGGTGCATTTTTACCAGTTCTTGCAGAAAGAGTGATTCAATTAAGTACGCATATTGATTCAGATGTCAAGAATAGAGCTGCCCGCATTTTTGAGGAATTGAAGAGGGAGGAGCTACGTTTTGTACAGACACTTGAGAGAGGAGAAAAGCTTCTGGAGCAAATGTTAGCTGAGGCATTGCTAGATTCGGAGAAAAGTGGGACTGCTCCTTGTCTATCTGGCAAGGATGCATTTTTATTGTATGACACATACGGGTTTCCTGTGGAAATAACAAAGGAAGTCGCTGATGGACGTGGTGTAGGTATTGATATGAATGGTTTTGATGCTGAGATGGAGAACCAAAAACGCCAATCTCAGGCAGCACACAATGTCATCAAACTAGGGGTTGAGAATAGTGCTGATTTGACAGAAAAGGTTCCAGACACGGAATTTGTTGGGTATGACACCCTTTGCGCAAATGCAGTGATTGAGGGTCTATTGGTAAATGGCAATCCTGTCATTCAAGTTTCCGAAGGAAATGAAGTAGAAGTTCTACTGAATAGGTCCCCATTTTATGCTGAATCTGGAGGTCAAATTGGAGATCATGGTATTTTATATGTCTCCAACGCTGGAAACCATCAGAAAGCTGCTGTTGAGATAAACGATGTTCAGAAATCTCAAGGGAACATATTCTTTCACAAAGGCACTGTCACACAAGGTGTTATAGAGGTTGGCTTCGAAGTTGAAGCTGCAGTGGATGCAAAGCTGAGGCAAAGGGCTAAGGTACTGCTTATATTGCTGCAAGCTAGCATCCATTTTAAATTGGTGTGGGACTGTAGAAGCCAATGTTGCAGTTGGCAGATTTTGCAGTTTATTGTAGATTGTATTATGGATGTTAAGCTGGTTTCAGAATTTTCTTGTCTTTCCAGCCTCAcacaattttgacattttttggtTCTCTAGGTTCATCATACCGCTACTCATTTGCTCCAAGCAGCACTAAAACAAGTACTAGGTGAGGAAACATCACAAGCTGGTTCCCTGGTGGCTTTTGACCGCCTTAGGTTCGATTTCAATTTCCACCGACCTGTTATGGATGATGAGCTCATGGAAATTGAAGGCCTTATAAATAGATGGATTTCGGATTCAACACTTCTTGAAACAAAAGTTATGCCTTTGACGAATGCTAAAAGAGCAGGAGCTATTGCCATGTTTGGAGAAAAATATGCAGATCAGGTATAACTTCCTTAGCTACAACTTTCAATACGTATATTGAATGGTCTGCATTGCATATCCAGGTAGAATTACGAGAAAATACAAATCTGGTTTGGAGTCTGGAGAAAACCTATGGATCTGGATTTAGTTAACCATTTTCTAAATGCCATACTTACAGGTGAAACTTTTGCTACTGGCTGCTCCCATGGAAGTTTAATACATGAAGAAAAATTATCTGCTATGCTTTTTCCTATTGAATCTTTAAGACAAGAGGATTCCTGGAAGATCAGCAAAACATGCTTACATTTAGACAATTTAAATCAACAATTAACCTACTATTTGTTATAATTTGTAATGCATTTGAAATTACTTGTATTGTACAAATCCCAGATTCTTTTATCTTGGTAAAGCAGCCAAAAAAGAAATCAAACCTGTTTGGAGTTAAAAACTGGTTTCTGCCAATAGGAAATATAGGTTGTAACGGATGTTCAATGACCTAGTGCTTTGATTGACAAAACTGCAATCTATGAGTAAAAGAAATAGGTTTGATATATGCTACTTCTGAGGAGTAACATCCTTCTAATGCCAACGGGGAAAAGTAGATTTAGCCTCGAGGTTTGCTGTTTTTGAACCTTTAAGTACCTTCATGACCCACAGGTACGCGTTGTAGAGGTCCCAGGGGTCTCTATGGAACTCTGTGGGGGCACCCACGTCAACAACACCTCTGAGCTGCGTGGGTTTAGGATAATATCTGAACAGGGGATTGCAAGTGGAATCAGGCGAATAGAAGCTGTTGCTGGGGATGCATTTATTGAGCATATCCTCGCCAGAGATAATTATATGAAGCAGCTTTGCTCGACTCTCAAAGTATGCTTTACTTTCACTCAATTCACTGCTTAAAAAGTTTTGAAGTTGTATCTTGTTGCCATGCAGATATTTGCGAGAAGTTCTTTTCATCTTTTGACTGAAATTTGACTTTTTATCCAGCGTGAGAGTAACAAAGTACTTTGAGGTTTTGTCTTCTTAGTTTCAGATGAACAAATCCTCTCATTCTGTTTTTTGACTGGATCTTTCTAAACGAGGAAGAAGTTGAATATCATTACTAGCTGTTTTCATCTGTTGGAACTAAAACTCAGTATTGGTGAAGGTAAAAGCTGAAGACGTCACAACTAGAGTGGAGGCACTTTTGGAAGAATTACGAGCCGCAAGAAATGAAGTTTCTGCTGCAAATGCTAAAGCAGCAATCTTCAAAGCCTCAACAATTACGTGCAAAGCATTGTCTGTTGGAACTTCAAGAGAAATCAGGTAAAAGTATTACTCATTCTGCATATACATGCTGACAAATTAAGTGTAGCTGGGTTAATCAAGtgaagttactgaaaacatcatATGGAGAAATATTTTAGCTTTTGAACTTAAAAACGAGAATTCAAAGAACACCGGGGCTCTTCAAGTGTTACGAGCTTCGGATTCCAAAGGGGTTTCGGTCACATCTGACTAATCACATGGAGCAATTTGATAGCAAAATTTTATGGGCACTTCAACGTGGAATTCCTGTTTTATTTGTCTTCACTATAGTGTCTGAAATGGAACTGATTGAAGAATCCAGATGAAGCGTGACACCAAAAGAGGTGGCTGATTCTGATGTTTGTTGTGATATGTGGTCACCCAGGGTGCTAGTTGAGTCGATGGATGATGTTGATGGGGATGCGCTGAGGAGTGCTGCCGACTATCTATTGGATGCATTGCAGGATCCAGCAGCCGTGTTCTTGGGGTCCCGCCCGGGCGAAGAAAAAGTGAGTCTCATCGCTGCTTTTAGTCCAGGAGTTGTTGAACTGGGATTGCAAGCAGGAAAATTCATAGGGCCTGTAGCTAAGATGTGCGGAGGAGGAGGGGGAGGGCGGCCTAATTTTGCTCAGGCGGGTGGAAGGAAGCCTGAGAACCTGTTAGGTGCCTTGGAAAAAGCTCGACAAGATCTGATAGCGATTATATCCGAGAAGGCAGGTTAAGAACTTCAGAGAGATAAATCCGGGGAATAAGCTATACAGGCACTAGTTTGCGCAACGGATTTTCTGCCTCACTCTATGcttcactttttattatattactatttttctttcataaatattatatttttatttcttttttgtttccttaaaatTCAATTACTGTTAATTGagtacaaaatatatataactctcaaaaaagtaatatataataaaaaattaaaaaatacagtagAAGATTCGTAAAAAAATCTcctttttttatgcattttgaattttgagtttATTAAATTTTGTGTTATTCAGTTAATAGGTATTGGATTTTAAAGAtacaaaaagaattaaaatatgatgtttataaaggagaaataataatataataaaaaataagagagaGCGTGACAAAAAAAAGTGAGACAGTTGATCTTTTGTTGCTAGCTCGTAGATGGATGCCAGTTGCTGAGTAGTGTGTATATCAAATTACACAATGTGGAAGCAATTATTGACTAAAGTGTTATGCTTTGTAATAATGGTCGAGAAAGAAATTTGAGATCTTCAAGTAAGGATGGCAAAGGGGGCGGGGATCCCTCCCTCGCCCATGCTCCACTCCTTGCCTCAATTCCCCCACCACCTGCCCTGCCTCACCCTACCCCACTTTTTTTCACGAGTGataattagattttttttttctagaagtCTTTATTCAATAGATCAaagttaaatttaaaaaataaaataaaataaaataagatacgAAGCTGAAAACAGTGAAAATaggaaaatgaaacaaaaaaagtgTCGAAATAAAAGatcaagaaaattaagaaatttaATTAGATTGTATAGATAATATTTGGAAATACTCATAGAACGCGTAACATAATTTTGCTAAATATCAATtaaaaatttgaataaaaatgggataaaagttatatttagttgtcaaatattttaaatttattattattaaattatataatatattacatttatttatattaataaattgaaACAGTGGACAGGACGGGACGAGGTATCATCCCCCACCCCCGGCTCATTTAAAACAACGGGAGAAAAATTTTCCCTGTCTCCGCTCCCGTCCCGCCCCATCCCCCACCTCATTACTTCTCCTGTGGGCAAGCACTCGCCCTCGTTGCCGTCCCTAAACTTAAGAGTTGTTTATTACTGAgttttaactcttttttttttttaaaaatactacAACCACATATGCATTACTACTTTGTAGTAAGTAGCAATTGGTTCGGTCAAGATTGGTACAACAATTGTGAAATGTGAATTCACATCACAGTGACCTGAGAAAGACGGTGGACGCGTACTGCCCATTTGCATTACTGCTCTGCTAGAAACAGGGGAAGACAAAAAGGTCCTCTCTCTAACTGAGTAGCTGTTATGTCGGTGGTCTTGGAATTAGATTGGGTCTTCGAATTAGATTGGGCCGGccgatttggatttgtgtttttgtcaaaaatatttttaaaaatagtttaGTTTGTTAGTAAATCTCTGGAGACGGGTACTTGTGCATAGGATGAGTGAAGCAATCATAACAACTTTCACCCAAGATGTCGTGGGTTTGTCGTAATTGTATGATGTGTGCCCTATCTTCTCAACAAGGAAACACGTCAGCTTTTCTTATTTAGCGGAAGAAAAGTCCTTTTTTTAAGCGTAAAGATTTGTCCCTATCTATCCCATTCAATGGGcaattccaaattttttttaaaaaaaaaagaaaaaagagaagaataagtactaatcattgCCATTGGTCCATGCCAAACTCCAATTACTAATATGTGGATGACAGCTAAACTCAGAATTCTGCTTTTTAAATCCGCGTTAGTGTCCTGCTTAGCTTAGCTTCCAGTTCATTAACAAAAAACACCCGCACTTGACTCATCGTCTCtcgtcttttcttttctttttttttttttttctgtcgatACGATAGCTTCCTACGTTATAGGGAGAATGAGGACCTGAAGAGATCCTGGGATAACTCGAAGGGGACTGAACCATCACCGGACTGGACTGATCCAcctgaattttttaaataaggTCACATTTAATTGTGACAAATTAGTGGGAGGAAAAGTTTTAAACCTTACCAAACCTTGCCTCACACCCCATCAAGGTTTAATGCATTAATGATGTCCACTAGTCCAAAGGCTGGTGATTATCTCTCgtcttttcatttttgttctttttaacaaaaaaaaaaataacaaagaaaagacCCATTCCTAGATTTACCCATGGTTGTCACTGGCCATTTGGTCCGGTGGTCATCACCATTAAAGGTGATGTtggaggtcaggggttcaatCCCTGCCTCCCACAAATTTGCCACAATTTGTGGCGGTCTTAATTGACCTTCATCGATGGAGTCTGTACTCACATCGAAccccctccccttccccttaaactaggctagattaggttataggacatctatagtttcgacaaaaaaaaaaaaaaagatttaccCATGGTTATCAGGGTTGATCAGAGTACAGCGTCTGGAAATTTGTTGCTTGATTAAATTGTCCACAACATTTacggtgtgtttggattgtaattttttaaacatttttcgtgaacatatttttcaatcactttttttcgtcgcatatatcaaattgttacagtaatttttttacaaaaatgcaatccaaacaaactttcAAAGCAACTGTTAAACGCACCAGCTGTTACCAGCTGTTACCAGCACGGGATGAtacgtgtgtgtatatatatatatagagagagagagattgggGGGGGGGTGGGAGGGAGAGAGTCGGTGGGCGCAGTGAATAGCACCCAAAGTGGTGAGGAGAAGTTCGGAGTCCACGCTGACCGACCGACTTGAGGAACACAAGGATAGGCTATTTGTCAAACGAGAGAGGGAAGGGTCCCCAGCCCTGTGCCCAGTGCCCACCCCACCCCAATCCAACGGCAGCGTTGGTTCCATATTCTCTGTCTCAGCCGCGTGTGCCCCATTGATATTTGATGCTGAGGTGAATGGaatcccctctctctctctctcttactttCAAGAACTACAGTAGTGTTAGTGAAAGAGCCAATTGCTATCCACTTTATCGTCACTGTAAAATATACTATTACTGGTATCGTATCGTATGCCACCCcagcagaagaagaagaggaggaagaagaatgatgaaataaataaataaaacacccCACCCAAATTCAAAGGTATGCTATAAATATCCCATCATCACTCCTCAGTGTTGTACTCTCCAAGACCAAGAGACGAGTACAGTTACAGTACACCCCTCTTGATTCCTCTCTTCTACTCTTCTGTTTCTCTCCTCTTTGATCCCCTTTCTTTCTGTATTACTACATAATTACACGATCTCATCTGGTTGGTTGACAGAACTCGCTCGCTAGGTTCCATATATAATACACTAGTagtacaacaaaaaaaattaggcAGATAGTAGGTGAGGCATTAGACAATTACATCTCCCAGAATGCCTGCAGTCGTCGACCTTGCTTGTTTATTATGTCTGTTGCTTCTCATATCCTCCTCCTCTACGGCCACAGCTTGTGATCGCTGCGTCCACCGCACCAAAGCTGCTTTCTTCAACAAAGCATCTGCACTTCAATGTACGTGTCACTCGCTCGCTCGCTCACTCATCAACACAcattttgtttaatttcttaaatgatcAACATCTCCTATACATGTAAACTTTTTCTCCGTTTCTTTCCTCGTTTGTCGCTGAGATAATGCTGCTATCATCAAATTAATGCAGCTGGTGCTTGTGGGTATGGCTCAATGGCCACAAGTTTCAACGCTGGCCATCTTGCGGCTGCTGTTCCTGCCATTTACAAAGATGGAGCAGGTTGCGGTGCATGTTTTCAGGTACACACTTATTTTTCGCACTCCACtcaaattccttttctttctttcttttttttgggttaatttcCTTTTTCAGTAGCAGTATTGTTCAACTGTTTTCCATCAAGGTTGCCATGATCTTGAACAATGATCAAGCTATAATAACACTGCTAACTTATTTATACCTGCATACTTATCAATGAAAGATTGCGATTGCAGATAAGATGCAAGAACACACAGCTCTGTACCAAGCAAGGGGCCAAGGTGATCGTCACCGAtcttaataaaaacaataatgaGACGGATTTTGTGCTTAGCAGCAGAGCTTTCAGGGCCATGGCTGTGCAGGGCAAGGATCAAGACATTTTGAAGCTTGGCATCCTTGACGTCGAATACAAGAGGTCACCACTCACCACCAATCCTATGTTACTAGTACTTGTGATATTATATTGTTAGTATAATACTGCTGCTGCTACAACACAGCTCAATCCGTGCAAGGcacttttttattaaaaatttttcagaGGGACCAGAAGATACCATTTTTGTAGTACCTAACAATACCAACTGCAACAACATTTTCCACTATGTAGATAGCTCTTTTAGAACTCTaggtcttttttttattttttattttttttggttttttttgggggggggggggggtttggtGGTTTGTGTGTGCTGTTGTGGGTGGTGGTTTAGGAACTCCATCATTAGTTCCTAATAGGATAAACTAATTAATTGTGTTGTGGGGCCGGACTAATTCGACCGTTTTGTCTTTGTGTTAGTAAAGTTCAAATTAAGATTATTGCTAACACTTTGGATAAAGTATCATTTAAAATTGTGATATGacgtatgtgaaataaaaaaaatgattaaaaatattaaaaaatatgtttataataTAAGCGAAATGTTTCAtttatccaaacacacttaatACTAACACAGCTTAGATGTAATGTGGGCCTAAAGCAGCCCATTAGCATTCGCGTCAGGTCGGGGCCCTTTTGTCCGGGAAATATGCAGCTAGCTTAGCTGTAGAGGTCGTAACATGACCGTTACGCTTAATTACTACTACAAAGGCAAATACAATGATCTGATTACATTTGTTGATGTTCAGACTTTGAGATCCACTTGGAAAGCCATACCTACCacatacatatgtatatatgcTGTTTGTCTTCTTAAATTTTGGTTGGTTGGCTGGTTGGAGTGTCCATAAACATAAACATAGTAGAGTGCTAACTAGCAAATGAAGTGCACATGAATGATTGGTTTTGGTTGGAGCAGGGTTCCTTGTGATTACGGAAGGAATCTGGGCATTCGCGTGGAAGAATCAAGCCAGAAGCGTAATAATTATCTAGCCATTAAGTTCTTGTACCAAGGTGGCCAGACGGAGATCGTGGGTGTTGATGTGGCTCAGGTAAACACTCCAACCCTGCATTTGATCAGTTGTTGCATCTCTTTGTCAGGAGGAAATTAGATTCTGATTGGTATTTTGGTTGATGAATTTGACACAGGTTGATTCACCAAACTGGACTTTCATGAGCCGAAACTACGGCGCTGTCTGGGATAGCAGCAGAGTTCCAGGCGGGGCGTTGCAGCTCCGGGTGGTGGTGACGGCTGGCTACGATGGCAAGTTTGTGTGGGCTAAAAATGCGTTACCTGCGGATTGGAAGAATGGGATGGTCTACGATTCCGGTGTCCAGAT contains:
- the LOC113710470 gene encoding alanine--tRNA ligase, chloroplastic/mitochondrial-like isoform X1; the encoded protein is MGSLKVPCSFGGKAALLVPFPASRFRVPQSHCYPPSSTGWRSFPGFVLQSLELVYPNSSCSVHSGRVHLTARASVQPATKKLVGDQVKDLPNSGDSIRQRFLEFYAARGHKILPSASLVPDDPTVLLTIAGMLQFKPIFLGKVPREVPRATTSQRCIRTNDIENVGQTSRHHTFFEMLGNFSFGDYFKKEAIKWAWELSTIEFGLPADRLWISVYEDDDEAFAIWQDEVGVPAKRIKRLGEDDNFWSSGVTGPCGPCSEIYYDFHPERGESNVDLGDDTRFIEFYNLVFMQYNKKDDGSLESLKQRNIDTGLGLERVARILQKVPNNYETDLIFPIIEKASELANVSYAVADDCTQRYLKTIGDHMRAIVYLISDGVIPSNIGRGYVVRRLIRRAVRMGRLLGIKGDGLGDIEGAFLPVLAERVIQLSTHIDSDVKNRAARIFEELKREELRFVQTLERGEKLLEQMLAEALLDSEKSGTAPCLSGKDAFLLYDTYGFPVEITKEVADGRGVGIDMNGFDAEMENQKRQSQAAHNVIKLGVENSADLTEKVPDTEFVGYDTLCANAVIEGLLVNGNPVIQVSEGNEVEVLLNRSPFYAESGGQIGDHGILYVSNAGNHQKAAVEINDVQKSQGNIFFHKGTVTQGVIEVGFEVEAAVDAKLRQRAKVHHTATHLLQAALKQVLGEETSQAGSLVAFDRLRFDFNFHRPVMDDELMEIEGLINRWISDSTLLETKVMPLTNAKRAGAIAMFGEKYADQVRVVEVPGVSMELCGGTHVNNTSELRGFRIISEQGIASGIRRIEAVAGDAFIEHILARDNYMKQLCSTLKVKAEDVTTRVEALLEELRAARNEVSAANAKAAIFKASTITCKALSVGTSREIRVLVESMDDVDGDALRSAADYLLDALQDPAAVFLGSRPGEEKVSLIAAFSPGVVELGLQAGKFIGPVAKMCGGGGGGRPNFAQAGGRKPENLLGALEKARQDLIAIISEKAG
- the LOC113710470 gene encoding alanine--tRNA ligase, chloroplastic/mitochondrial-like isoform X3 codes for the protein MGSLKVPCSFGGKAALLVPFPASRFRVPQSHCYPPSSTGWRSFPGFVLQSLELVYPNSSCSVHSGRVHLTARASVQPATKKLVGDQVKDLPNSGDSIRQRFLEFYAARGHKILPSASLVPDDPTVLLTIAGMLQFKPIFLGKVPREVPRATTSQRCIRTNDIENVGQTSRHHTFFEMLGNFSFGDYFKKEAIKWAWELSTIEFGLPADRLWISVYEDDDEAFAIWQDEVGVPAKRIKRLGEDDNFWSSGVTGPCGPCSEIYYDFHPERGESNVDLGDDTRFIEFYNLVFMQYNKKDDGSLESLKQRNIDTGLGLERVARILQKVPNNYETDLIFPIIEKASELANVSYAVADDCTQRYLKTIGDHMRAIVYLISDGVIPSNIGRGYVVRRLIRRAVRMGRLLGIKGDGLGDIEGAFLPVLAERVIQLSTHIDSDVKNRAARIFEELKREELRFVQTLERGEKLLEQMLAEALLDSEKSGTAPCLSGKDAFLLYDTYGFPVEITKEVADGRGVGIDMNGFDAEMENQKRQSQAAHNVIKLGVENSADLTEKVPDTEFVGYDTLCANAVIEGLLVNGNPVIQVSEGNEVEVLLNRSPFYAESGGQIGDHGILYVSNAGNHQKAAVEINDVQKSQGNIFFHKGTVTQGVIEVGFEVEAAVDAKLRQRAKVHHTATHLLQAALKQVLGEETSQAGSLVAFDRLRFDFNFHRPVMDDELMEIEGLINRWISDSTLLETKVMPLTNAKRAGAIAMFGEKYADQVRVVEVPGVSMELCGGTHVNNTSELRGFRIISEQGIASGIRRIEAVAGDAFIEHILARDNYMKQLCSTLKMNKSSHSVF